Proteins from one Streptomyces sp. NBC_00390 genomic window:
- the cas7g gene encoding type I-G CRISPR-associated RAMP protein Csb1/Cas7g translates to MITTDLHRIRFEVPLRPAFGSTFQPTGFPDIGAGTFDTFADDGSTTPSLLVESVQSMANRLEATAWDHGAQQPVDLIADLPYIRVHRASAPEEFLTSSRLEAHRIASAFVREATLDGTKMLDLIASRLGLENDKPLNFPAMADALMGLDPFVLLHGTFFNNKAWWGQPRFTRAVSAVIEAHDVRRAVSGGRKSDSVRHALGDQSEGAGGTSEGYGSVPFHRVEWTAREIRAMFAIDTALLRSYGLGELRTELLTTLALWEIRSFLDGGLRLRTACDLEPVAKPTGNAGDLPERPELTARITELLPRAIADLPTQGALTVLWNGEKPKKKTAGGAQ, encoded by the coding sequence GTGATCACCACCGATCTCCACCGCATCCGCTTCGAGGTCCCCCTGCGCCCGGCCTTCGGGTCGACCTTCCAGCCCACCGGCTTCCCCGACATCGGCGCCGGAACCTTCGACACCTTCGCCGACGACGGAAGCACGACCCCGTCCCTCCTGGTGGAGTCCGTGCAGTCCATGGCCAACCGCCTGGAAGCCACCGCCTGGGACCACGGCGCCCAGCAGCCCGTCGACCTCATCGCCGACCTGCCCTACATCCGTGTCCACCGCGCCAGCGCCCCCGAAGAATTCCTTACCTCCAGCCGCCTCGAGGCCCACCGGATCGCCTCCGCCTTCGTACGCGAAGCCACTCTCGACGGCACCAAAATGCTCGACCTCATCGCCAGCAGACTGGGGCTGGAAAACGACAAGCCGCTCAACTTCCCGGCCATGGCCGACGCGCTCATGGGCCTGGACCCGTTCGTGCTGCTGCACGGCACCTTCTTCAACAACAAGGCGTGGTGGGGCCAGCCGCGATTCACCCGCGCTGTCTCCGCCGTCATCGAAGCCCACGACGTTCGCCGCGCCGTCAGCGGCGGACGCAAGAGCGACAGCGTCCGGCACGCCCTCGGCGACCAGAGCGAAGGGGCCGGCGGTACCAGCGAAGGCTACGGATCCGTCCCCTTCCACCGCGTGGAATGGACCGCACGCGAAATCCGCGCGATGTTCGCCATCGACACCGCTCTACTGCGGTCCTACGGACTGGGCGAACTCCGCACCGAACTCCTCACCACGCTGGCGCTGTGGGAGATCCGCAGCTTCCTCGACGGCGGCCTGCGGCTGCGCACCGCCTGCGACCTCGAACCCGTCGCCAAGCCCACCGGTAACGCCGGAGACCTCCCCGAACGCCCCGAACTCACCGCCCGGATCACCGAACTCCTCCCGCGAGCCATCGCCGACCTTCCCACCCAAGGCGCCCTCACCGTGCTGTGGAACGGCGAAAAGCCCAAGAAGAAGACCGCAGGCGGCGCCCAGTGA
- the cas8g1 gene encoding type I-G CRISPR-associated protein Cas8g1/Csx17 produces the protein MRNQIPLRGLRATTLGGYLSALGLLRTLATQHDTITRLRWADDLPVLTSSSSIEELTAWLVSSYQPSPIISPWNAGGGFAGNGKSVEAERALAQIEDSHDPRLAVLRQAIAAGRRAVAEGRARGWAGESLWVKQHKQSVISLCRNTFPDEALPWIDVAAVLSGPDVHFNPVAGTGGNFGRQELSATYLQHLALVLGPEADHSHAAAWLRAALTGAEDIPYKRGAVGQFDPGRAGGVLASIWGEPDKQGFINPWRTILTCEGLLMFASAAVRRNAAEPGAAWPFSVHATPIGHPTASAGETAKGEIWAPLWERPANLAEMEQLFGEGRARWAGSQAKDGLLFALAISALGVDRNLAAFRRFVIVERLGQNPIAIRATDVPVALRSEHTLLAEPYVWLARLRRKDKIPAGVAALLRQCDQALFAAITGRDTTAMARFVISFGHLHEAVARSGRLRQDIAPYQPRQSRIWKPPPGIVGQLELQLASALASLAETRTEHAMPALRPLLTRVTRSRARLVWADSPATGTELLGSTLTQALAQAHRLHLQTLKAAPGDPEPPAAEFAVGQTMALPALESFLDGECDDEVIANYLRGLMALGWTTNQPTPAHHGHALNPVLSVLVPFFSTDPLRLVSTWGPAPLAFTATLRPRPDWIARLIAAGPARVLDDALLRLQLAGCRPMVGRPPDRTGALAAHHTNGTRLAAALLMRVRTRDRTKALSAVTATRPDKASSVTT, from the coding sequence GTGAGGAACCAGATTCCGCTGCGCGGATTACGCGCCACGACACTGGGCGGCTACCTCAGCGCGCTCGGCCTGCTGCGTACTTTGGCGACCCAGCACGACACCATCACACGGCTGCGCTGGGCAGACGACCTTCCCGTCCTGACCAGCTCATCCAGCATCGAAGAGCTCACGGCGTGGCTCGTCAGCTCTTATCAGCCAAGCCCAATCATCTCCCCGTGGAACGCCGGAGGGGGGTTCGCCGGCAACGGCAAGAGCGTGGAAGCCGAAAGGGCCCTGGCTCAGATCGAGGACAGCCACGATCCACGCCTGGCGGTACTGCGACAAGCCATCGCTGCAGGCCGAAGGGCCGTGGCCGAAGGGCGTGCACGCGGGTGGGCGGGTGAGAGCCTGTGGGTCAAACAACACAAGCAGTCAGTGATCAGCCTGTGCCGCAACACTTTCCCCGATGAGGCGCTGCCCTGGATCGACGTGGCTGCTGTCCTTAGCGGTCCGGACGTCCACTTCAATCCGGTGGCCGGCACGGGCGGCAACTTCGGCCGCCAGGAGCTGTCCGCGACCTACCTCCAGCATCTCGCTCTGGTCCTCGGCCCCGAGGCCGACCACAGCCATGCCGCCGCGTGGCTACGCGCCGCCCTGACCGGCGCTGAAGACATCCCGTACAAGCGGGGAGCCGTCGGCCAGTTCGATCCCGGCCGGGCCGGAGGAGTCCTGGCCTCCATCTGGGGTGAACCCGACAAGCAAGGTTTCATCAATCCCTGGCGCACCATCTTGACCTGCGAAGGTCTACTGATGTTCGCCAGCGCCGCGGTCCGCCGCAACGCTGCCGAGCCGGGAGCGGCGTGGCCCTTCAGCGTTCACGCCACCCCCATCGGGCACCCCACCGCCTCGGCCGGTGAGACTGCCAAGGGCGAGATCTGGGCGCCTCTGTGGGAGCGGCCCGCCAACCTCGCCGAAATGGAACAGCTCTTTGGTGAGGGCCGGGCACGATGGGCCGGCTCCCAGGCCAAGGACGGCTTGCTGTTCGCGCTGGCCATTTCCGCCCTCGGTGTCGACCGCAACCTGGCCGCCTTCCGGCGATTCGTCATCGTCGAACGCCTCGGCCAAAACCCCATCGCCATCCGAGCCACGGACGTCCCCGTCGCCCTACGCAGTGAGCACACCCTGCTTGCAGAACCGTACGTGTGGCTCGCCCGGCTGCGCCGCAAGGACAAGATTCCTGCAGGTGTGGCCGCCCTGCTGCGCCAGTGTGATCAAGCGCTGTTCGCCGCTATCACTGGCAGAGATACCACCGCCATGGCCCGATTCGTGATCTCCTTCGGCCACCTTCACGAGGCCGTCGCCCGCTCCGGACGCCTGCGCCAGGACATCGCCCCGTATCAGCCACGCCAATCCCGCATCTGGAAGCCCCCGCCCGGTATTGTCGGCCAACTTGAGCTGCAGTTGGCCTCCGCCCTGGCCTCCCTCGCCGAGACCCGCACAGAGCACGCAATGCCCGCGCTGCGTCCGCTGCTGACCCGGGTGACACGCAGCAGGGCCCGTCTGGTGTGGGCCGACAGCCCCGCCACGGGCACCGAACTCCTCGGCTCCACCCTCACGCAGGCACTCGCCCAGGCCCACCGCCTGCACCTGCAGACCCTCAAAGCCGCACCCGGTGATCCCGAACCACCCGCCGCGGAATTCGCCGTCGGGCAGACCATGGCACTCCCTGCCCTCGAATCCTTCCTGGACGGCGAGTGCGATGACGAGGTGATCGCCAACTACCTGCGCGGCCTGATGGCCCTGGGCTGGACCACCAACCAACCCACCCCGGCACACCACGGACACGCACTGAACCCGGTGCTGTCCGTGCTGGTGCCATTCTTCTCCACCGACCCGCTCCGGCTGGTCTCCACCTGGGGACCGGCCCCCCTCGCCTTCACTGCCACGCTGCGCCCGCGCCCCGACTGGATCGCCCGCCTGATCGCCGCCGGTCCCGCCAGAGTTCTCGACGACGCCCTCCTACGGCTCCAACTCGCCGGATGCAGGCCGATGGTCGGCCGCCCACCGGACCGCACGGGTGCCCTGGCCGCTCACCACACCAACGGCACACGCCTGGCCGCCGCTCTCCTGATGCGCGTCCGCACCCGCGATCGCACCAAGGCGCTGAGCGCCGTGACCGCGACCCGCCCCGACAAGGCCTCTTCCGTCACCACCTGA
- the cas3g gene encoding type I-G CRISPR-associated helicase/endonuclease Cas3g yields MGRTFVELFRAAMDDADARPYPYQERLAAEGLPELLRVPTGAGKTAAGVLPWLWRRLEHPDAGVRAGEARWLVFVLPLRSVVEQTAAVVQGWIAKAGLAGAVGVHVFMGGEDRDDDAWRMDPSRTAVFVGTQDMLLSRLLMRGYGESRAQWPVSFGLLHSGVQFVFDETQLMGPGLPTSAQLQGLREQLCTGAPSKSMWMSATLAPQEVCTPDHREVRGVVELGEDDRVGGLAVRLDAVRRVERVGVPESAVAYPAGVAQVLVARHVPGTRTIAVFNTAERAVAVQAALAKLVRRGGPEVVLLHSRFRPPEREGLMDELRAPLSVAGQIVVSTQVLEAGVDLSSRVLFTEAALFSSVVQRAGRCNRAGEFPEGADLLWAPPPSGRGQYAPYEQEDVETAVEALTSLERTWVNSTTLQEMPVVPKPVVHPVLRRRDLQQLFDTMPDLSGADIDVSQWIRDSQDTTAQVAWRGLTDGRPGEREAFPARDELCAAPIRDLKTIVKDSLGPLWVVDAAEGTWRRAQFADIRPGTVLLASTASGWYDTKLGWGLKHRGPVLSRARTGQVPDGMGKDDASCTDRWVDLIEHLEDVEREVGSLAESLAPLDGLSAGHLEAARLAGRYHDLGKAHVVFVNTIRRSCPEGEQPPGAGPWAKSRHRMGRHERRYFRHELISALALLHPDSTLLDGSEHAGLIAYLAAAHHGKVRVSVRSMQGEAERVPPRVLGVEPAEEVGPVELPAGQVLPRIVVDPSVLFLGGGPEGAPSWTQRTAELLSGLGPFRLALLEALVRVADWRASQAYRTPQSAQDRAVSSDEQPSATPLPIPVQAGAFEQEVLW; encoded by the coding sequence GTGGGCCGGACATTCGTAGAGCTGTTTCGTGCTGCGATGGACGATGCTGATGCGAGGCCGTATCCGTACCAGGAGCGGCTTGCGGCAGAGGGTTTGCCAGAGTTGCTGCGGGTGCCTACAGGGGCGGGTAAGACAGCGGCTGGGGTGCTGCCGTGGTTGTGGCGCCGTCTGGAGCATCCTGATGCCGGCGTGCGCGCCGGCGAGGCCCGGTGGTTGGTGTTCGTTCTGCCGCTGCGGTCAGTGGTCGAGCAGACAGCGGCGGTCGTACAGGGGTGGATTGCCAAGGCCGGTCTGGCCGGGGCGGTGGGCGTCCATGTGTTTATGGGCGGCGAGGATCGCGACGATGACGCGTGGCGTATGGATCCGTCGCGGACAGCGGTCTTCGTCGGAACGCAGGACATGTTGCTGTCCCGGCTGTTGATGCGCGGGTATGGGGAGTCGCGTGCGCAATGGCCGGTGTCGTTCGGGCTGCTCCACAGCGGTGTGCAGTTCGTCTTTGACGAGACGCAGCTCATGGGGCCAGGGCTGCCTACGTCGGCGCAGTTACAAGGGCTGCGGGAGCAGTTGTGTACGGGCGCGCCGTCGAAGTCGATGTGGATGTCGGCGACGCTTGCGCCGCAAGAGGTGTGCACGCCCGACCACCGCGAGGTTCGGGGCGTGGTGGAACTGGGGGAGGACGACCGGGTCGGTGGCCTGGCCGTGCGGTTGGACGCGGTGCGGCGGGTGGAGCGGGTGGGGGTGCCCGAGTCGGCGGTGGCATACCCGGCTGGGGTGGCGCAGGTCCTGGTGGCGCGTCACGTACCGGGGACACGAACGATTGCAGTGTTCAACACGGCAGAGCGCGCCGTGGCGGTTCAGGCGGCGCTGGCCAAACTCGTTCGCCGGGGCGGGCCGGAAGTGGTGCTCTTGCATTCCCGGTTCCGGCCACCTGAGCGGGAGGGGCTGATGGATGAGCTGAGGGCTCCGTTGTCTGTGGCCGGTCAGATCGTGGTGAGCACCCAGGTTCTTGAGGCAGGTGTTGATCTCTCGTCTCGGGTGCTGTTCACCGAGGCTGCTCTCTTTTCCTCGGTGGTGCAGCGGGCCGGTCGGTGTAATCGCGCCGGTGAGTTTCCGGAGGGCGCCGACCTGCTGTGGGCTCCGCCTCCCTCTGGAAGGGGGCAGTACGCGCCATATGAGCAGGAGGATGTCGAGACGGCGGTGGAGGCACTCACCTCGTTGGAGAGAACCTGGGTGAACTCCACGACGCTCCAGGAGATGCCCGTCGTCCCCAAGCCCGTTGTCCATCCGGTCCTGCGGCGCCGCGACCTGCAGCAGTTGTTCGACACCATGCCCGACCTTAGTGGTGCGGACATCGACGTCTCCCAGTGGATCAGGGACAGCCAGGACACTACGGCCCAGGTGGCGTGGCGCGGGTTGACGGACGGCAGGCCGGGCGAGCGTGAGGCGTTTCCTGCCCGCGACGAATTGTGTGCCGCGCCGATTAGGGACCTCAAGACGATCGTGAAGGATTCTTTGGGCCCGTTGTGGGTCGTGGACGCGGCGGAGGGCACCTGGCGTCGTGCCCAGTTCGCCGACATCCGCCCCGGCACCGTGCTGCTGGCCTCCACCGCCTCGGGCTGGTACGACACGAAGCTCGGGTGGGGCCTCAAGCACCGAGGCCCGGTGCTCTCCCGCGCCCGGACTGGGCAGGTTCCGGACGGCATGGGCAAGGACGATGCGTCCTGCACGGACCGGTGGGTGGACCTGATCGAGCACCTCGAGGACGTCGAACGGGAAGTCGGCTCGCTGGCAGAGAGTTTGGCTCCATTGGACGGGCTGTCCGCCGGACACCTGGAGGCGGCTCGGCTGGCAGGTCGCTATCACGACCTGGGCAAGGCACATGTCGTGTTCGTCAACACGATCCGTCGCAGTTGTCCAGAAGGGGAGCAGCCGCCGGGCGCGGGACCCTGGGCGAAATCGCGTCACCGGATGGGTCGGCACGAGCGCAGGTACTTCCGGCACGAACTGATCAGTGCGCTGGCGCTGTTGCATCCGGACAGCACCCTTCTGGACGGTAGCGAGCACGCGGGCTTGATCGCCTACCTTGCGGCAGCGCACCACGGCAAGGTGCGGGTGTCGGTGCGTTCCATGCAGGGCGAGGCCGAACGCGTGCCGCCTCGGGTTCTGGGCGTCGAACCGGCGGAGGAGGTCGGCCCAGTCGAGCTGCCGGCCGGGCAGGTACTCCCGCGCATCGTCGTCGACCCGTCCGTGCTCTTCCTTGGCGGCGGTCCGGAGGGAGCTCCTTCCTGGACGCAGCGGACCGCCGAACTGCTCTCCGGGCTTGGGCCGTTTCGACTGGCCTTGCTGGAGGCGCTCGTGCGTGTCGCGGACTGGCGGGCCAGCCAGGCCTACCGCACACCGCAGTCCGCGCAGGACCGGGCCGTGTCGTCGGACGAGCAGCCTTCCGCCACCCCGCTCCCGATTCCCGTACAGGCAGGCGCATTCGAGCAGGAGGTGCTGTGGTGA
- a CDS encoding CBS domain-containing protein: MLVRDAMSTVVLTIGPAHTLRQAARLMAARRIGAAVVLDTDANGLGILTERDILNSVGLGQDPDHETAGTHTTTDVVFAAPSWTLEEAAEAMAHGGFRHLIVLENGGPVGVVSVRDIIGCWAPARRRSATLAG; encoded by the coding sequence ATGCTCGTCCGTGACGCCATGAGCACGGTGGTCCTCACCATCGGACCCGCACACACACTCCGCCAGGCTGCCCGCCTGATGGCCGCGCGCCGTATCGGCGCAGCGGTCGTCCTCGACACCGACGCCAACGGACTCGGCATTCTGACCGAGCGCGACATCCTCAATTCGGTGGGCTTGGGGCAGGACCCCGACCACGAGACCGCCGGCACCCACACGACCACCGACGTCGTCTTCGCCGCGCCGTCCTGGACCCTGGAAGAGGCGGCCGAGGCCATGGCGCACGGCGGCTTCCGTCATCTGATCGTGCTGGAGAACGGCGGCCCGGTCGGCGTCGTCTCCGTACGCGACATCATCGGCTGCTGGGCTCCGGCCCGGCGCCGGTCCGCCACACTGGCCGGCTGA
- a CDS encoding catalase, giving the protein MTQEAHVTQGPLTTEAGAPVADNQNSEAAGVGGPVLVQDQLLLEKLAHFNRERIPERVVHARGAGAYGTFTLTRDVSQWTRARFLSGVGKQTETFLRFSTVAGNLGAADAVRDPRGWALKFYTEEGNYDLVGNNTPVFFIKDAIKFPDFIHTQKRDPYTGSQEADNVWDFWGLSPESTHQVTWLFGDRGIPASYRHMNGYGSHTYQWNNAAGEVFWVKYHFKTDQGIKNLTSPEAAKLAGEDPDSHQRDLRESIERGDFPTWTVQVQIMPAAEAANYRFNPFDLTKVWPHEDYPPIEIGRLELNRNPENIFAEVEQSVFSPAHFVPGIGPSPDKMLQGRLFAYGDAHRYRVGINADHLPVNRPHATEARTNSRDGALYDGRHKGAKNYEPNSFGGPHQTDRPLWQPMPVSGVTGGHAAPAHAEDNDFVQAGNLYRLMSEDEKSRLTENLAGFIAKVSRDDIAERAIDNFRQADGDFGKRLDAAVRALRG; this is encoded by the coding sequence ATGACGCAGGAGGCGCACGTGACGCAGGGACCGCTCACCACGGAGGCCGGAGCGCCGGTCGCCGACAACCAGAACAGCGAGGCCGCGGGCGTCGGCGGACCGGTGCTGGTCCAGGACCAGTTGCTGCTCGAGAAGCTTGCGCACTTCAACCGCGAGCGCATTCCGGAGCGGGTCGTCCATGCCCGCGGCGCCGGTGCGTACGGCACCTTCACCCTGACCCGCGATGTGTCGCAGTGGACGCGTGCCAGGTTCCTCTCCGGGGTCGGCAAGCAGACCGAGACCTTCCTGCGGTTCTCGACCGTGGCCGGCAACCTGGGCGCCGCCGACGCGGTCCGTGACCCGCGCGGCTGGGCGCTGAAGTTCTACACCGAAGAGGGCAACTACGACCTCGTCGGCAACAACACCCCGGTGTTCTTCATCAAGGACGCCATCAAGTTCCCGGACTTCATCCACACGCAGAAGCGCGACCCGTACACGGGCAGCCAGGAAGCCGACAACGTGTGGGACTTCTGGGGCCTGAGCCCGGAGAGCACCCACCAGGTGACCTGGCTGTTCGGCGACCGCGGCATCCCCGCCTCGTACCGCCACATGAACGGCTACGGCTCGCACACCTACCAGTGGAACAACGCGGCCGGTGAAGTCTTCTGGGTCAAGTACCACTTCAAGACCGACCAGGGCATCAAGAACCTGACCTCGCCGGAGGCCGCGAAGCTCGCCGGTGAGGACCCCGACTCCCACCAGCGGGACCTGCGCGAGTCCATCGAGCGCGGTGACTTCCCGACCTGGACCGTGCAGGTGCAGATCATGCCCGCGGCCGAGGCGGCGAACTACCGCTTCAACCCGTTCGACCTGACCAAGGTCTGGCCGCACGAGGACTACCCGCCGATCGAGATCGGCAGGCTGGAGCTCAACCGCAACCCGGAGAACATCTTCGCGGAGGTCGAGCAGTCCGTCTTCAGCCCCGCGCACTTCGTGCCGGGCATCGGCCCGTCCCCGGACAAGATGCTCCAGGGCCGTCTGTTCGCGTACGGCGACGCGCACCGCTACCGCGTCGGGATCAACGCCGACCACCTCCCGGTGAACCGCCCGCACGCCACCGAGGCGCGCACCAACTCCCGTGACGGCGCCCTGTACGACGGCCGCCACAAGGGAGCGAAGAACTACGAGCCGAACAGCTTCGGCGGCCCGCACCAGACGGACCGTCCGCTGTGGCAGCCGATGCCGGTCTCCGGCGTGACCGGCGGCCACGCGGCCCCGGCGCACGCCGAGGACAACGACTTCGTCCAGGCCGGCAACCTCTACCGCCTGATGTCCGAGGACGAGAAGAGCCGTCTGACCGAGAACCTCGCCGGCTTCATCGCCAAGGTGTCGCGCGACGACATCGCCGAGCGTGCGATCGACAACTTCCGGCAGGCGGACGGCGACTTCGGCAAGCGGCTCGACGCCGCGGTCCGGGCACTGCGCGGCTGA
- a CDS encoding Fur family transcriptional regulator — translation MSDLLERLRGRGWRMTAQRRVVAEVLDGDHVHLTADEVHARAVKRLPEISRATVYNTLGELVSLGEVLEVSTDRRAKRYDPNAHRPHQHLVCARCGTIRDVHPAGNPLADLPDAERFGFTISDVEVTYRGTCPNCASV, via the coding sequence ATGAGTGACCTTCTCGAACGACTCCGCGGACGCGGCTGGCGCATGACTGCCCAGCGGCGTGTCGTGGCCGAGGTCCTCGACGGCGACCATGTCCATCTGACGGCCGACGAGGTGCATGCCCGGGCCGTCAAGCGACTCCCCGAGATCTCCCGGGCGACCGTGTACAACACGCTGGGCGAACTGGTCAGTCTCGGTGAGGTGCTCGAGGTGTCGACGGACCGCCGTGCCAAGCGGTACGACCCGAACGCGCACCGGCCCCACCAGCACCTTGTCTGCGCCCGGTGCGGCACGATCCGTGACGTGCACCCGGCCGGCAACCCGCTGGCCGACCTCCCGGACGCGGAGCGCTTCGGCTTCACGATCTCGGACGTCGAGGTGACCTACCGCGGCACGTGCCCGAACTGCGCGAGCGTTTAG